One part of the Desulfonema ishimotonii genome encodes these proteins:
- a CDS encoding rhodanese-related (seleno)protein, producing the protein MKNRKFANSLTIFFTGLTLFFFCWLAGASAGEVAKMTKEELRNKLGRSDLVVMDVRTGKSWNNSEFKIRSARRESPDQVGTWAAGYPKDKVIVLYCAUPAEHTSARVARQLGEKGYTRVYALKGGWNEWFRAKYPVEKR; encoded by the coding sequence ATGAAAAACAGAAAATTTGCGAACAGCCTCACCATATTCTTCACAGGCCTGACCCTTTTTTTCTTCTGCTGGCTTGCAGGCGCTTCAGCCGGTGAGGTCGCCAAAATGACCAAAGAAGAACTCAGAAATAAACTGGGGCGTTCGGATCTTGTTGTTATGGACGTTCGCACCGGCAAAAGCTGGAATAATTCAGAATTTAAGATCAGAAGCGCACGGCGGGAATCGCCCGATCAGGTCGGCACCTGGGCCGCCGGATACCCGAAGGACAAAGTGATTGTCCTCTATTGCGCCTGACCGGCCGAACACACCAGTGCCCGTGTGGCACGGCAGCTTGGGGAAAAAGGATATACCCGCGTATATGCACTGAAAGGGGGCTGGAATGAGTGGTTCCGGGCAAAATATCCTGTTGAAAAGCGATGA
- a CDS encoding nucleotide sugar dehydrogenase, with amino-acid sequence MANHMLTFESLLAKTEKIAVVGLGYVGLPLAIQLAKHFDVVGYDLKIERTEALRAGHDRTLEVSDEALKETAICFTNDPEALSACRLIIVAVPTPIDAYRIPDLVPLASASETVGQHMIPGSCVVFESTVYPGATEEVCVPIMERESGFRFETDFTVGYSPERINPGDKVHTIEKVVKIVAGSDAATRQLLAGVYGKVVRAGLHLASSIRVAEAAKVIENTQRDLNIALMNELSMIFDKIGIDTLEVLEAAGTKWNFLPFRPGLVGGHCIGVDPYYLTFKAESLGYHPDMILAGRRVNDGMGKFVAERTVKMMIRQGTPVRGARVALLGLTFKEDVPDLRNTKVVDIIAELEDYGVEVCVHDPLADPDEARRYYGLTLCSMSDIHGADAIIIAVTHQAYREMGLSRISQLCLGDSAPVVDLKGIFSPAEAEKLGITYWRL; translated from the coding sequence ATGGCAAATCATATGCTTACATTTGAATCCTTACTGGCAAAAACGGAGAAAATCGCTGTGGTCGGGCTGGGATATGTGGGGCTGCCCCTGGCGATTCAACTGGCAAAGCACTTCGACGTGGTCGGATATGATCTTAAGATCGAACGGACTGAGGCGCTTCGGGCCGGGCATGACCGGACACTGGAGGTTTCGGACGAAGCCCTGAAAGAAACCGCTATCTGTTTCACAAATGATCCCGAAGCCCTTTCCGCATGCCGCCTGATCATCGTGGCCGTGCCCACCCCCATTGACGCCTATCGGATTCCCGACCTGGTCCCTCTCGCCTCGGCTTCGGAAACGGTCGGGCAGCACATGATTCCGGGGAGCTGTGTGGTTTTTGAATCCACAGTCTATCCGGGGGCCACGGAAGAGGTCTGTGTGCCGATTATGGAACGGGAATCCGGGTTCAGGTTTGAAACCGACTTCACGGTCGGGTATTCCCCGGAGCGGATCAATCCGGGCGATAAGGTCCATACCATTGAAAAAGTCGTGAAAATCGTTGCGGGATCGGATGCGGCAACGCGGCAGTTGCTGGCAGGGGTCTACGGAAAGGTGGTGCGGGCCGGGCTTCATCTGGCCTCTTCCATCAGAGTGGCCGAGGCCGCCAAGGTGATCGAGAATACCCAGCGGGATCTGAACATCGCCCTGATGAACGAGCTGTCCATGATTTTCGACAAGATCGGCATTGACACGCTGGAAGTGCTGGAGGCCGCCGGAACCAAGTGGAATTTTCTGCCCTTTCGTCCCGGACTGGTCGGGGGACATTGCATCGGCGTTGATCCCTATTACCTGACGTTCAAGGCCGAGTCTCTGGGCTATCACCCGGATATGATTCTGGCGGGCAGGCGCGTCAACGACGGCATGGGGAAATTTGTGGCCGAACGGACCGTTAAGATGATGATCCGCCAGGGGACGCCGGTCCGGGGGGCCAGGGTCGCCCTGCTGGGGCTGACGTTTAAGGAGGATGTGCCCGATCTCAGAAATACAAAGGTGGTGGATATTATTGCAGAACTGGAGGATTACGGGGTTGAGGTCTGTGTGCATGATCCGCTGGCCGACCCGGATGAAGCCCGGCGGTACTATGGCCTGACCCTCTGTTCCATGTCCGATATCCACGGTGCGGATGCGATTATTATTGCCGTGACACATCAGGCCTATCGGGAGATGGGATTGTCCCGGATTTCCCAATTGTGCCTGGGGGATTCCGCCCCGGTGGTGGATCTGAAGGGGATTTTCAGCCCGGCTGAGGCGGAAAAGCTGGGCATCACGTACTGGCGGCTCTGA
- a CDS encoding radical SAM protein, with protein MYYEGPIYRPPSEADSLLVQATVGCPHNRCTFCMIYKNGPPFRIRKMADIKADLTEAREIYGEAVRTLFFPAGNTIVMKTPDLCEICRFSRSLFPHLSRITVYGSSHYICKKGPDDLKRLAEAGLSRIHVGLESGDDTILRRIRKGTDAREQITAGQWVMASGMELSMYVILGIGGQARTAAHALKTAEVLSRVSPDFIRLRTFVPKINTPMLADVQAGRFRMLGPRDVLRETALLIRNLTARSRLTSDHYTNYISLDGRLPDDRDRLLRQIEAALKRDVSAFRPFFIGDA; from the coding sequence ATGTATTATGAAGGCCCCATATACCGCCCGCCCAGTGAGGCGGATTCCCTGCTGGTGCAGGCGACGGTCGGCTGCCCTCACAACCGGTGTACCTTCTGCATGATTTACAAAAACGGGCCGCCCTTCAGGATTCGCAAAATGGCAGATATTAAGGCCGATCTGACGGAGGCGCGTGAGATTTACGGCGAAGCCGTCCGCACCCTTTTTTTCCCGGCCGGTAATACCATTGTCATGAAAACGCCGGACCTCTGTGAGATCTGCCGGTTTTCCAGGAGCCTTTTCCCGCATCTGTCGCGCATTACGGTTTACGGCTCTTCCCATTACATTTGCAAAAAGGGGCCCGATGACCTGAAGCGCCTTGCCGAAGCCGGTCTTTCCCGGATTCATGTGGGGCTGGAGTCGGGCGATGATACCATTCTCCGCCGCATCAGAAAGGGAACGGACGCCCGTGAGCAGATCACTGCCGGGCAGTGGGTGATGGCGTCGGGCATGGAACTGAGCATGTACGTCATTCTCGGCATCGGCGGGCAGGCGCGGACAGCAGCCCACGCCCTGAAAACCGCAGAGGTGCTCAGCCGGGTGTCGCCCGATTTTATCCGGCTGCGGACCTTTGTGCCCAAAATCAACACCCCGATGCTGGCAGATGTGCAGGCCGGCCGGTTCAGAATGCTCGGCCCCCGCGACGTCCTCCGGGAGACGGCCCTGCTGATCCGAAACCTGACGGCCCGTTCCCGGCTGACAAGCGACCACTACACCAACTACATCAGCCTTGACGGCAGGCTTCCCGATGACCGGGACCGCCTGCTCCGGCAGATTGAAGCCGCCCTGAAGCGGGATGTGTCGGCGTTCAGACCCTTTTTTATCGGCGATGCGTAA